A window of the Egibacter rhizosphaerae genome harbors these coding sequences:
- the ligD gene encoding non-homologous end-joining DNA ligase, with protein MPTGPLTVPMPAELPLEPRGRGWVVALPDGDLEVSNPDKPYWVEEGYTKGDLLGYFYNIAEYLLPYVRDRPLMLRRMPDGVEGEGFFAKQAPPHTPTWMSTATVTSVSDDHTVEYLLAQDTRSLLWLANLGAIELHPWHSRVDDPGRPDYAFFDLDPVGADFDVVREVALLVRAALDHLGLVGVPRTSGARGMQVFVPLRRAHSAAAVRAFVHAVCQHIHRVAPERTTLRWRVAERPEAVYLDYGMNAEGKSLAATYSPRPEPHAPVATPLTWGEVEEGIRPQDFTIASIWSRLDALGGDPGTGIVEGDQDLRAAMSILGVADAEAPARHRVKARRGEDPSPRFAPMLATAWNGGGFDDPEWRFEVKWDGVRALATVVAGVSGEVRLHTRAGNDVTATYPEAAELAQQVRASSAVLDGELVALDDDGLPSFQRLQHRMHRRLPPPGAQADVPVTYVVFDLLAVDGSSLLERPLHERLARLDDVLEPRPPIVRSEGVHEHGTAMLSSVAERGLEGLIAKRLASPYRPGRRSHDWLKLKVRRRARCVIGGWTPGQGARAGSFASLLLGVWDSGSLRFVGRVGTGFTDRELDRLSAMLGERTIDRCPFDDGPVPPRDGRWVRPDLACWVEYAEVTDDGRLRAPAYKGLVTSPTAGEV; from the coding sequence GTGCCCACCGGCCCGCTGACGGTCCCCATGCCGGCGGAGTTGCCGCTCGAGCCGCGCGGCCGTGGTTGGGTGGTGGCGTTGCCCGACGGTGACCTCGAGGTCTCCAACCCCGACAAGCCGTACTGGGTGGAGGAGGGGTACACGAAGGGCGACCTGCTCGGCTACTTCTACAACATCGCCGAGTACCTGCTGCCCTACGTGCGCGACCGCCCCCTGATGCTGCGCCGGATGCCGGACGGGGTCGAGGGGGAGGGGTTCTTCGCGAAGCAGGCCCCGCCGCACACACCGACCTGGATGTCGACCGCCACCGTCACGTCGGTGAGCGACGACCACACCGTCGAGTACCTGCTCGCGCAGGACACGCGCAGCCTGCTGTGGTTGGCGAACCTGGGAGCGATCGAACTGCATCCCTGGCACTCGCGGGTCGACGACCCGGGGCGACCCGACTACGCGTTCTTCGATCTCGACCCCGTGGGGGCCGACTTCGACGTGGTGCGAGAGGTCGCCCTCCTGGTGCGGGCGGCCCTCGACCACCTCGGCCTCGTCGGCGTTCCGCGGACGTCGGGCGCGAGGGGGATGCAGGTGTTCGTGCCGTTGCGTCGGGCGCATTCGGCGGCCGCCGTGCGCGCCTTCGTCCACGCGGTGTGCCAGCACATCCATCGCGTCGCCCCCGAGCGGACCACGCTGCGCTGGCGCGTCGCGGAGCGCCCCGAGGCGGTGTACCTCGACTACGGGATGAACGCCGAGGGCAAGAGCCTTGCCGCGACCTACTCGCCGCGCCCCGAGCCGCACGCACCCGTGGCGACCCCGCTCACCTGGGGGGAGGTCGAGGAGGGGATCCGCCCGCAGGACTTCACGATCGCCTCGATCTGGTCACGGCTCGACGCCCTGGGGGGCGATCCGGGGACGGGCATCGTCGAGGGCGACCAAGACCTGCGCGCGGCGATGTCGATCCTCGGAGTCGCGGACGCGGAGGCGCCCGCGCGCCATCGCGTCAAGGCTCGACGCGGCGAGGACCCGTCACCCCGGTTCGCCCCGATGCTGGCGACCGCGTGGAACGGCGGCGGGTTCGACGATCCCGAGTGGCGCTTCGAGGTGAAGTGGGACGGCGTGCGCGCCCTCGCGACGGTGGTCGCGGGAGTCTCGGGCGAGGTGCGGTTGCACACGCGGGCCGGGAACGACGTGACGGCCACCTACCCGGAGGCGGCGGAGCTGGCGCAGCAGGTGCGGGCATCCTCCGCGGTGCTGGACGGCGAGCTCGTCGCGCTGGACGACGACGGGCTCCCATCGTTCCAACGGCTCCAGCACCGGATGCATCGCCGGCTCCCTCCACCCGGGGCGCAGGCCGACGTGCCGGTCACCTACGTCGTCTTCGACCTGCTCGCGGTCGACGGGTCGTCCCTCCTCGAGCGTCCGTTGCACGAGCGCCTCGCCCGCTTGGACGACGTGCTGGAACCGCGGCCCCCGATCGTGCGCAGCGAGGGGGTGCACGAGCACGGTACGGCGATGCTCTCGTCCGTCGCGGAGCGCGGACTGGAAGGGTTGATCGCGAAACGCCTCGCGTCGCCGTACCGACCCGGTAGACGCAGCCACGACTGGCTCAAGCTCAAGGTACGTCGACGGGCACGCTGCGTCATCGGCGGCTGGACACCCGGTCAGGGAGCCCGTGCGGGGAGCTTCGCCAGCTTGCTCCTCGGGGTGTGGGACTCGGGGAGCCTGCGCTTCGTCGGCCGTGTCGGCACGGGCTTCACCGACCGCGAACTCGACCGGCTCTCCGCGATGCTCGGCGAACGCACGATCGACCGGTGCCCGTTCGATGACGGTCCGGTACCGCCGAGGGACGGGCGGTGGGTCCGCCCCGACCTGGCGTGTTGGGTGGAGTACGCCGAAGTGACCGATGACGGGCGGCTGCGCGCCCCCGCCTACAAGGGCTTGGTCACCTCGCCCACCGCTGGGGAGGTGTAG
- a CDS encoding four-helix bundle copper-binding protein: MSYARQMLDTHPGTLSLDADLVANVVDALSDCAQACTACADACLSEGEVGMLRDCIRLDLDCADQCATAGRVLSRHTDYDKGVVQAVLWACAQLCAACADECERHASSHDHCRVCAEACRRCEEACRQVLHAVAA, translated from the coding sequence ATGAGCTACGCCCGGCAGATGCTCGACACACACCCTGGCACACTCAGCCTCGATGCGGATCTCGTGGCGAACGTCGTGGACGCGCTCTCCGACTGTGCACAAGCTTGCACGGCCTGTGCGGATGCGTGCCTGTCCGAGGGCGAGGTGGGGATGCTGCGCGACTGCATCCGCCTCGACCTCGACTGTGCCGATCAATGCGCGACCGCGGGACGTGTCCTGTCACGTCACACCGACTACGACAAAGGCGTGGTGCAAGCGGTTCTCTGGGCGTGTGCCCAACTCTGCGCGGCCTGCGCCGACGAGTGCGAGCGGCACGCCAGCAGCCACGACCATTGTCGGGTGTGCGCCGAGGCGTGTCGACGCTGCGAGGAGGCCTGCCGGCAGGTGCTGCACGCCGTGGCCGCATGA
- a CDS encoding ABC transporter permease, producing MMRAAVRALAFVRKEVVDVGRQPLLLLALVVGPFLILLVFGAGLREEDPPMRTAIVAPDDTEIREQVEEFAADERERDRLIVEDVGSDEEAAMRGLADRDLDLVVVFPEEVAGRVQEGEQAVIELHHNEIDPIEDQAITLLSRSAVQEVNNRLLADVIADVQDDLPSETEAAQQYQELPPEVLVSPFRGEPSALGGEVELTDFYAPAVVVVLLQHFAVTLLALSIVRERAIGATELFKVAPLRTSEYVVGKFLAYLLLGALVGVVLVSLLVFGLGVPISGSWVQLGLALGMLVLASTAVGIVVGLVANSDSQAVQYAMLLLLATIFLSGFLLSLDRFLPFAQPIAWLLPATYGTEMARTVMLRGEAASPGLLVALAVYGAVFAAAGVVLARRRVTTPGGS from the coding sequence ATGATGCGAGCTGCGGTGCGCGCGCTCGCATTCGTGCGCAAGGAGGTCGTCGACGTCGGCCGACAGCCGCTCCTTCTGTTGGCGCTGGTGGTCGGTCCGTTCCTGATCCTGCTCGTCTTCGGCGCGGGACTGCGGGAGGAGGACCCGCCGATGCGCACGGCGATCGTCGCCCCCGACGACACGGAGATCCGAGAGCAGGTGGAGGAGTTCGCGGCCGACGAGCGAGAGCGGGATCGCCTCATCGTCGAGGACGTCGGCAGCGACGAAGAGGCCGCGATGCGCGGGCTCGCCGATCGGGACCTCGACCTCGTCGTCGTGTTTCCCGAGGAGGTCGCGGGGCGAGTGCAGGAGGGCGAGCAGGCCGTCATCGAGCTCCACCACAACGAGATCGACCCGATCGAGGACCAGGCGATCACGCTGCTGAGCCGTTCCGCGGTCCAGGAAGTCAACAATCGGCTGCTCGCCGACGTCATCGCCGACGTCCAGGACGACCTGCCCTCGGAGACCGAGGCTGCGCAGCAATACCAGGAGCTCCCGCCGGAGGTGCTGGTGAGCCCCTTCCGGGGCGAGCCGTCCGCGCTGGGCGGCGAGGTCGAGCTGACCGACTTCTATGCGCCGGCCGTCGTCGTGGTCCTGCTCCAGCACTTCGCCGTGACGCTGCTCGCGCTCTCGATCGTCCGGGAGCGGGCGATCGGGGCGACGGAGTTGTTCAAGGTCGCGCCTCTGCGGACGTCGGAGTACGTGGTCGGCAAGTTCCTCGCCTACCTCCTGCTCGGTGCCCTCGTCGGCGTCGTGCTCGTCTCGCTGCTGGTGTTCGGCCTCGGGGTACCGATATCCGGCAGTTGGGTGCAACTGGGCCTCGCTCTCGGGATGCTCGTGCTCGCCTCCACCGCGGTCGGCATCGTGGTCGGGCTGGTGGCGAATTCCGACAGCCAGGCGGTCCAGTACGCGATGCTGCTCCTGCTCGCCACGATCTTTCTCAGCGGCTTCCTGCTGTCGCTCGATCGGTTCCTGCCGTTCGCCCAGCCCATTGCATGGCTGTTGCCGGCGACGTACGGCACCGAGATGGCCCGGACGGTCATGTTGCGTGGGGAGGCGGCGTCTCCGGGCCTGCTCGTGGCACTGGCGGTGTACGGCGCGGTGTTCGCCGCGGCCGGCGTCGTGCTGGCACGCCGACGGGTGACCACGCCGGGCGGCAGCTGA
- a CDS encoding ABC transporter ATP-binding protein, with protein MTSQEHSFPDADTRPPPAIVARGLRRVFGDEVALDRLDLEIEPATIFGFVGPSGSGKTTAVRLLTGIDQPTEGQVEVLGRPSSGFDGALRKRIGYMPQQSVLFPNLSVRENLTFVASLYGLPIRRRALLRQALEQTELYEHRRKPVRALSGGMQRRLALSAALVHHPDVLFLDEPTAGIDPVLRRQVWDRFKALRDEGHTLFVTTQYVGEAAYCDRVGVLSAGRLVADDTPDRLRRRALGGDVLELVPREAMGTEAAWRLSEVEGVRDVRLLEQGRRVHVIVDAAEQQLATVQAWCTERGIGITSLGEHLPPFDDVFAALMQEGDDEPVAAGSDR; from the coding sequence GTGACCAGTCAGGAGCACTCGTTCCCCGACGCGGACACGAGGCCTCCCCCGGCGATCGTGGCTCGGGGCCTGCGGCGGGTGTTCGGCGACGAGGTGGCGCTGGATCGGCTCGACCTCGAGATCGAGCCAGCCACGATCTTCGGCTTCGTGGGACCCAGCGGCTCGGGCAAGACCACGGCCGTTCGGCTCTTGACCGGCATCGACCAGCCCACGGAGGGGCAGGTGGAGGTGCTGGGTCGCCCGTCGTCGGGCTTCGACGGGGCGCTGCGCAAGCGCATCGGCTACATGCCCCAGCAGTCGGTGCTGTTCCCGAACCTGTCGGTGCGCGAGAACCTGACCTTCGTGGCGTCGCTCTACGGTCTCCCCATCCGTCGTCGGGCGCTGCTGCGTCAGGCCCTGGAGCAGACCGAGCTCTACGAGCATCGCCGCAAGCCGGTGCGCGCACTGTCGGGCGGGATGCAGCGGCGGTTGGCGCTCAGCGCCGCCCTGGTGCACCACCCCGACGTCCTGTTCCTCGACGAGCCCACCGCCGGCATCGACCCCGTCCTGCGGCGCCAGGTCTGGGATCGGTTCAAAGCCCTGCGGGACGAGGGGCACACGCTGTTCGTGACGACGCAGTACGTCGGCGAGGCGGCCTACTGTGACCGGGTGGGCGTGCTCTCCGCTGGCCGCCTCGTGGCCGACGACACCCCCGATCGACTGCGGCGCCGGGCCTTGGGCGGGGACGTGCTCGAGCTCGTGCCGCGCGAGGCGATGGGCACGGAGGCCGCGTGGCGGCTCAGCGAGGTCGAGGGTGTGCGGGATGTGCGCCTGCTCGAACAGGGACGGCGTGTGCACGTGATAGTCGACGCCGCGGAACAACAGCTCGCCACGGTGCAGGCATGGTGCACCGAGCGCGGAATCGGGATCACGTCGCTCGGCGAGCATCTCCCCCCGTTCGACGACGTATTCGCCGCCCTCATGCAGGAGGGCGATGACGAGCCGGTGGCGGCGGGGTCCGACCGATGA